The following DNA comes from Elusimicrobiota bacterium.
CGCCCGGCGCGAGGCCGGCGCCCGCCTGCGCGCGTTCGGGCCGCAGCCGTCCGCGCTCGTCGCCGCGATGATGGCCGCCTCCGACCTCCACCTCGGCAAGCCGGGGGGGCTCAGCTCGTCGGAAAGCCTCGCCGCCGGGCTGCCGATGGTCCTGACGAGCCCGCTGCCGGGGCAGGAGGAGGTCAACGCCCGTCATCTCCGGGCCGCGGGCGCGGCGATCGACGGCGGCTCTCCAGAGCGGGCCGCGCGTCTCGCGGCGGCCCTGCTTCACGACGGGCCGGTCCTCGCCCGGCTTCGAGCTTGCGCGGCGGACGCCGGGCGCCCCGGCGCGGCAGCGCGGGCCGCCGGAGAGATCGCCGCCCTTATCGGGGAGTCAGCGGGCCGTCTCAGGCTCGCGCGCTGAGGCTCCGCGCGGATAGACCGCGGCGGGAACCGCCCGCCCCGCCAGCAGCTCCCGGGCCGCGCGGGCGGCCTCGCGGCCGCAATCGCCGAAGGAGACGGTGAGTTCGCCGCGGACTCCGCCGGCGACGAGGCCGGCGGTGGGCGCGAAGAACGGGATCGAGCGCGCCCGGGAGAAATCGCGCGCGGCGGCGAAGGTCTCGGGCGTGACCGCGGCCGGGTCGGGTGCCAGCCAAACCGCGTCCGCGGCGGGCCCGAGCCGGCGCAGCAGGCCGGGCAGACGATCCGGCGAAGAGAGGATCGCGTCCGCGATCGCGACGCCGGAGGCGATCCCCGCGTCTCGCGCGCGGCGCTCGAAATCGGGGTCCAGCGGCGACGCGCGCACGACGAGCAGGCGGCGCACTCCGGCCGCCGCGAGCAGCCTGATGACGCGTTCCGGCGAAGGGGTGAGCTCGACGCGGACGGTCGCGGACTTCCGTCCGCGGGCGCGATAGCCCGGGGCGAGAGCCGCGACCATCGGCGCGTCGGCCCCGTGCGCCGTCATCGCGGCGCGTCCGCCGAACGCGATGATCACCCCGTGCGGCCCCGGCGGCAAGGGCCGTCCGGCGCGCGCGGTCTCGAGCGGCTCCGGCCATTCCGCGAGCAGGCCCTCGAACGCCTCGCGGTAAGGCGCCTCGAGAGGCTCCCTCGTCACGACGAGCGCGCCGGCTCCCGAGGGCGGTTCACACCTCATCGATGACCCGCGACGCGAGCGGCGCGCGCCGAAGGAGCGCCCGCAGCTCGCGGTCCTTGGCGAAGCTCCTGTTCCTGGCCAGCGCCATCCGTCTCTCCCCCATGAGCTGGACGACGCGCGCGTTGAGCGCGGTCAGCGTGCCGACGTCGCTGAGCGGGTCTCCGAAGGTCCGCTCGAATCGGAACCAGCGGGGGACCGAGCGGAGCAGGAACCTCTCCAGACGGCCAGACGCCGCCGCGGGCGGCGGCGAGGGATCCCGCGCCGGCGGAGCGCCGAGCTCCGACTCCAAGCGGCGCACCGCGGCGAGCGCCGAGCGGTGCCCCGGCTCGCGGCGCGTCACCTCGCGGAACGCGGCCAAAGCCGCCGGGAGGTCTCCTCGGGCGTAGGAATCGACGCCCGTTTGATAGAGCCGGGCGGTCCCGGCGGGCTCGCGGCGCGCCTGCGCCTTCGCGCGCGGCTCCACGGCCGCGAGGTGCGAGGCCAACGAGAGGCAGACGGCGAGGAGGAGCCGATTCACGGCCCGGGCGGCGCCGTCTCGAGGCGGAAGACGAAGCCCCCGCCCGCGTCGCGCTGGAGGCGCCCGCCCCACCCCTCCCCGAGCTTCCTCCTCAGCGAGGCCAGCGTGACGAAAAGCCGGCTTTCCCAGTGATCCGACCGGTAGCCCCATAACTCCTCCCAAAGCTCCGCGGTCCCGTGGGCGAAGTTCGGCCGGCGCAGGAATATCCCGAGAAGGTCCCGCTCCTTCGCGGTCAGCTGAACGGGCTTTCCCTCGACGCGGAGCAGGCTGGAGCGGAACTCGAACTCGAAGCCGGGATACGACACCTCGAGCCGCCGGTCGGCGTCCGCGTCGAGCCTGCGGCCCAGGCTCCGGAGCCGGGCGAGGAGCTCGTCCTCCTCGAAAGGCTTGGCCAGATAGTCGTCCGCCCCGATATCGAGCGCGTGGAGCTCGTCGGTGAGGTCGTTGCGCCCGGTGACCATGAGGACGCCGAGGGACCGCGTCCTCAGGTTCGCGCGCAGGGCCCGGAGCAAAGCCTCTCCGGAGATGCCCGGCAAGCCCCAGTCGAGCATCACGAGGTCCACGTCCTGGGAGCGCAGGATCTCCAGCGCCCGCTCCGCGTCCTCGGCGAAGAGAGCGGTGAAGCCCTCCTCCGAGAGGGACTGGAGCAGCGCGCCGTAGATCATCCGCATCTCGGGGTCGTCCTCGACGACGAGGGTCCGCCGCGATCTCTGGTCGCTCATCCCCATTAGTTTAGGCTGAATTCGCGTTGACCGCAAAGAGCAAACGGTGTATACTAAGCAAACGAAGCAAACGAAGCATAAGGACAAAATGCCCGAAAGAACCTACACGACTTACGACATCGCCCGATTCTGCGACGTATATCCCTCGAGCGTCATGCATTGGATCAACGGCGGGAAGCTGCGCGCGCACCAGACCGCCGGCGGCCACCACCGCGTGACGCGCGAAGACCTGATCGATCTCCTCGTCCGCCTCAACATGAGGCTCCCGGCCGAGCTCGTCACGCGCAAGCGCATCCTGGTCGTCGACGATGAAAAAGAGACGGCCGAGCTCATCGCCCGGGCGTTCTCGCAGCATCCCGATTTCGACGTGGAGACCTGCGCCGACGGCATCAACGCGCTGATACGCATCGGGAGCCGGCCGCCCGACCTGGTCATACTCGACATCGTCATCCCGAAGATGGACGGCATCCAGGTGTGCCGGGTCCTCAAGGAAAAACCCGAGACCAGAGGCATCAAGATCATCGCCGTCAGCGGCCAGAAGCTGCCCTTCAGCGGGAAGAAGCTCGTGGACCTTAAGATCGACGGGTTCTTCCGCAAGCCTCTCGACCTCGTGGAGCTGACGGGGCGCGCCGTCGAGCTCCTGAGAGGGCCGTCTGCGCCGTCCCGGTCCGCGCGAGCGGAGCGCTGACCCCGGGCATCCGCCCATGCCCGAAGCGAACACCGTCGCGGAGCTCATCCTCGGCCAGCTGAAGCGCGAAGGCGTGCGCACGGTCTACGGCATCCCCGGGGGACCCGCGACCCCGCTGTTCGACGCGTTCCACGGCGAGCCCGGGCTGCGCCTGGTGGCCCCGCGGCACGAGGCCGGCGCCGCGTTCATGGCCTTGGGCGACGCGCGGGTGACCGGGCGGGCCGGAGTCTGCCTTCTGACGACGGGGCCGGGCGCGACCAACGCCGTCACCGCCGTGGCCGCGGCGAAGACCGACGGCCTCCCGGTCCTGGTCCTCACGGCGCAGACCTCGACGGCGTCGTTCGGGAAGGGCTCCCTTCAGGATTCGACGGAGAGCGGCGTCGACACCGTGGCGCTGTTCCGTCCGATCACGAAGATGAGCGCGATGCTGGCGAACCCCGCCGCCGCCGGGACCGTCCTGCGCCAGGCCCTGCGCACGGCGATGACGGGACGGCGCGGCCCCGTTCATCTCAGCGTCCCGACCGACCTCATGCTCCTTCCCGCCGCCGGCGCGCCCCTCGCGCCGCCGCAGTACCGCAGCGAGCCGCGCCTGTTCGACCGCGAGGCGGTCCAGCGCTGCGCCCGGCGCCTGCTCGACGCCCGGCGCCCGGGCATACTCGCCGGGCACGGCGTCAACCTCGGCGGCGCGCAGGCCGAGCTCCTCGAGCTGGCGGAGCTGCTGTCGATCCCGGTGGCGACCACGCCGAAGGGCAAGGGCGCGTTCCCGGAGACTCATCCGCTTTCCCTGCGCGTGTTCGGCCTGGCGAGCTCGCCCCTCTCCGAGCGCTATCTCCTGTCCGAGGGGACGGACGCGCTCCTGGTCGTCGGCAGCAGCCTGCACGAGAACTCGACCTCCGGCTGGGACCCGCGGCTCGGCGCCGGCGCGCTGATGCAGCAGGACGTCGAGCCGGCGACGATCGGCCGCAATTATCCCGTCGAGGTCGCGCTCGCGGGGGACGCGAAGACGACCTTGCGCGAGCTCCTCTTCGAGCTGCGCCGCGGCCTGGCGCGCGGCGAGGCGCCGCCGGAAGGCGCGCGGGGGGCCTTCTCGAGGTTCAAGGCGGGCGTCCCGGCCTACCTGGACAAGGACGCCATGGCCTCCGACGCGACGCCGATCAAGCCGCAGAGGCTCATGAGCGAGCTCGACGCGGCCCTCCCCGAGGACGCCCTGCTCTTCCTCGACGTCGGCGCCAACACCCTCTGGGCGACGCATTACCTGACCGCGACGGGACGCAACGCCTTCATCCACAACTGGGGGGAGTTCGCGGCGATGGGCTTCGGCGTGGCCGCCGCGGTCGGGGGCAAGCTCGCCGCGCCGGGCCGCCCGGTGATCGCCGTCGTGGGCGACGGAGGCTTCGCGATGGCGGGCATGGAGGTCTCGACGGCCGTGACCGAGAACGCCCCCGTCGTGTGGGTCGTCCTCAACGACGCGCGCCTCAACGCGGTGCACCACGGGCAGACCCTGCAGTACAAGGGCCGCACGATGGGCACCGAGTTCCGGCGCATGGACGTCGCGGGCGTCGCGCGGGCCCTGGGCGCCTGGTCGCGGCGCGTCGTCCGGCCCGGCGACATCGGGGCCGCGGTCGCCGACGCCCTGGCCTCGGGCCGCCCGGCGGTGGTCGACGTGCTCGTCGACGCCGCCGAGGTCCCGCCGATCCACTCGCGCGTCCGCTCGCTCGACAAGCTGTTCGTGGGAGGAGCCGTATGAGAACCGAGATACCCGTTTCCGCCGACCGCCTGATCGACGAGATCATGGGCTACCGCAAAGCCAAGATCCTCATGGTGGCGGCGTACCTCGACGTCTTCACGCCGCTGGAATCACCGCGGACCGCGCCGGCGCTCGCGAGAGCGCTGTCTTTGGACGCCCGGGCCGTGGAGATACTGCTCGACGCGCTGACCGCCGTCGGCTACCTGCGCAAGCGAGGGCGGCTCTACTCCAACGCTCCGATCTCCTCCCGTTATCTGGTCCGGGGCCGGCCCGGCTATATGGGCGACAATCTGAAGTACCAAGAGATGATCTGGGACGCTTGGGGCGAGCTGCGGCATTCGATCGGCAAGGGCGGCGCGGTGCGCCCGCTCGAGTATTGGCTCCTGCGCCATAAGGGCTTCACGCAGGAGTATATCCGCGGGATGGACAACATCGCCCGCGGGCCCGCGGCGGAGATCGCCGCGATCGCCGCCCCCGCGCCCGGAAGCCGCCTGCTCGACGTCGGGGCGGGCCCCGGGACCTACAGCCTGGCGTTCCTCCGCGCGAACCCGGAGCTGCGCGCGACGCTCCTCGACCTGCCGAGCACGCTCAAGGTCACCCGCCGGATGCTCTCCGAGCACCCGCTCCTCGCCGCCCGGACGCGGCTGAAGGCGGGGAACTACCGCGACGCCGTCTTCGGCCGGGAGGAGTTCGATCTCGTCCTCCTCTCTCACATCACGCACGACGAGAGCCCCGAGGTCAACCGCCGCCTCATCGAGGAGAGCTTCCGGGCGCTGAAGCCCGGGGGGAGGATCATCGTCCACGACTTCATGCTCGACGCGGACCGGGTGCGGCCCGTTTTCGGGGCGCTGTTCTCGGTGCACATGCTCGCTTACACGGAGGGGGGGCGGACCTACAGCGCCGTGGAATACGCGAAATGGCTGCGCCGCGCCGGTTTTACGCGTCTTCGGGAGCATCGTATTGCGGTAAAATCCCGGAATAGCTCGCGGATCATCATCGGCGTCAAGGAAAAATAGAGAGTGAGGACGTCCCTGGCGCTGCTCCCGCTGCTCCTGTCCGCGCCGGCATCCGCCGCCGCGCCCGAGCCCCCGGCCGCGGTCCTGACCGTCTGCGACGACGTCCAGGACCCGTTGACCCTCGACCCGCAGAAGGAGTTCTCCGAGAAGAACCATACGATCGTGCAGCAGATGTTCGAGGGGCTAGTCCGCTTCGGTCCGGACGGAGTGATCGAGCCCGCGCTCGCGACGGAATGGCGCCAACTCGACCCGAAAACGATCCAATTCAAGCTTCGCGAAGGCGTCTCGTTCCATAACGGTGAGCCCTTCAACGCGGAGAGCGTGAAGTTCAGCGTCGAGCGCTACCTGAATCCCGCCACGGCATTCCCCGCGCTCGGCTTCATCGACTCGGTCGAGCGAGTCCAGATCGTCGCCGAAAACACGGTCAACGTGATAACGAAGTATCCCGACGGTCTGTTGTTGAACCGGCTCGCGGGGTTCATGGTCATGGTGCCTCCGAAGTATTACGGGACGCAGAGCGAGGATGCCCTTCGCGAGAATCCGGTCGGCAGCGGCCCTTTCGTTTTCAGGCGCTGGGTGAAGGGCGAACGGATCGTTTTGGGGGCGAACCGCGCCTATTGGGAACGCGGATCTCCCAAGAGCGATGAACTCGTCTTCAGATTCCTCCCGCTCGACAAGCAGGTCGACGCGCTGCTGTCCGGAGAACTCGACATCCTGACGAATCTTCCCGGGACCCGCACATTGGATGTGCAGGCGTCTTCACGGACGATCGTGGTCAAAAAACCGACGTTCTATACCGTCGCGGGCAATTTCAACGTCGCACGTAAGCCGCTCTCGAATAAGAGGATTCGAGAGGCCCTTAACCTGGGCATAGACCGAAAGGCCTTGGTCCGGTACGACATCCTGGGCAACGGCCTGCCGATCGGAACGCTCACCTTGCCCGGCGAATTCGGCCACAATGCGGATCTCGAACCGTATCCGTATGATCCCGTCAAAGCGCGGCGCATCCTCCAAGAGGAAGGATATCCAAAGGGATTCCGACTGAAGGTGCTGATGA
Coding sequences within:
- a CDS encoding response regulator transcription factor is translated as MSDQRSRRTLVVEDDPEMRMIYGALLQSLSEEGFTALFAEDAERALEILRSQDVDLVMLDWGLPGISGEALLRALRANLRTRSLGVLMVTGRNDLTDELHALDIGADDYLAKPFEEDELLARLRSLGRRLDADADRRLEVSYPGFEFEFRSSLLRVEGKPVQLTAKERDLLGIFLRRPNFAHGTAELWEELWGYRSDHWESRLFVTLASLRRKLGEGWGGRLQRDAGGGFVFRLETAPPGP
- a CDS encoding response regulator; this translates as MPERTYTTYDIARFCDVYPSSVMHWINGGKLRAHQTAGGHHRVTREDLIDLLVRLNMRLPAELVTRKRILVVDDEKETAELIARAFSQHPDFDVETCADGINALIRIGSRPPDLVILDIVIPKMDGIQVCRVLKEKPETRGIKIIAVSGQKLPFSGKKLVDLKIDGFFRKPLDLVELTGRAVELLRGPSAPSRSARAER
- a CDS encoding thiamine pyrophosphate-binding protein yields the protein MPEANTVAELILGQLKREGVRTVYGIPGGPATPLFDAFHGEPGLRLVAPRHEAGAAFMALGDARVTGRAGVCLLTTGPGATNAVTAVAAAKTDGLPVLVLTAQTSTASFGKGSLQDSTESGVDTVALFRPITKMSAMLANPAAAGTVLRQALRTAMTGRRGPVHLSVPTDLMLLPAAGAPLAPPQYRSEPRLFDREAVQRCARRLLDARRPGILAGHGVNLGGAQAELLELAELLSIPVATTPKGKGAFPETHPLSLRVFGLASSPLSERYLLSEGTDALLVVGSSLHENSTSGWDPRLGAGALMQQDVEPATIGRNYPVEVALAGDAKTTLRELLFELRRGLARGEAPPEGARGAFSRFKAGVPAYLDKDAMASDATPIKPQRLMSELDAALPEDALLFLDVGANTLWATHYLTATGRNAFIHNWGEFAAMGFGVAAAVGGKLAAPGRPVIAVVGDGGFAMAGMEVSTAVTENAPVVWVVLNDARLNAVHHGQTLQYKGRTMGTEFRRMDVAGVARALGAWSRRVVRPGDIGAAVADALASGRPAVVDVLVDAAEVPPIHSRVRSLDKLFVGGAV
- a CDS encoding methyltransferase domain-containing protein, which gives rise to MRTEIPVSADRLIDEIMGYRKAKILMVAAYLDVFTPLESPRTAPALARALSLDARAVEILLDALTAVGYLRKRGRLYSNAPISSRYLVRGRPGYMGDNLKYQEMIWDAWGELRHSIGKGGAVRPLEYWLLRHKGFTQEYIRGMDNIARGPAAEIAAIAAPAPGSRLLDVGAGPGTYSLAFLRANPELRATLLDLPSTLKVTRRMLSEHPLLAARTRLKAGNYRDAVFGREEFDLVLLSHITHDESPEVNRRLIEESFRALKPGGRIIVHDFMLDADRVRPVFGALFSVHMLAYTEGGRTYSAVEYAKWLRRAGFTRLREHRIAVKSRNSSRIIIGVKEK
- a CDS encoding ABC transporter substrate-binding protein; this translates as MRTSLALLPLLLSAPASAAAPEPPAAVLTVCDDVQDPLTLDPQKEFSEKNHTIVQQMFEGLVRFGPDGVIEPALATEWRQLDPKTIQFKLREGVSFHNGEPFNAESVKFSVERYLNPATAFPALGFIDSVERVQIVAENTVNVITKYPDGLLLNRLAGFMVMVPPKYYGTQSEDALRENPVGSGPFVFRRWVKGERIVLGANRAYWERGSPKSDELVFRFLPLDKQVDALLSGELDILTNLPGTRTLDVQASSRTIVVKKPTFYTVAGNFNVARKPLSNKRIREALNLGIDRKALVRYDILGNGLPIGTLTLPGEFGHNADLEPYPYDPVKARRILQEEGYPKGFRLKVLMKINAVRTGQILAKQLERVGIVFDSTPVADSQLYDRLKHRDQWDIAIYDCPDPMHHAFFIRSIFLARNSPFSLTPIAGVDERLEKLVKTLDVDEQREVSEELDAYIHSEFLALPTYQRIRTYGLRRGVTFTPYVSGMPYFFGASAHAPQND